The Clostridioides difficile genome has a segment encoding these proteins:
- the gatY gene encoding tagatose-bisphosphate aldolase subunit GatY, with product MALVTTKQILLDAQEGHYAVGAFNVENMEMVMAVIEAAEELKAPVILQTTPSTIKYAGLDYYLANVKVASEKASVPVAMHLDHGSSFGLAMQALRVGYTSIMIDGSHESYEDNIAVSKAVVDACTPSDIPVEAELGKVGGKEDDLDGGDGGAYTDPLEAKEFVERTGVSSLAVAIGTAHGLYKGEPKLDLDRLSEIREVVSVPLVLHGGSGIPDEIIKESIKRGICKVNYATELRIAYSNGVKDVINSDPEVIDPKKYGKKGLDSVKEFVKSRMEVCGCVGKAVGAVECC from the coding sequence ATGGCATTAGTGACAACTAAACAAATATTATTAGATGCACAAGAAGGGCATTATGCAGTAGGTGCATTTAATGTTGAAAATATGGAGATGGTTATGGCAGTAATAGAGGCTGCTGAAGAGCTTAAAGCACCTGTAATACTACAAACAACACCTTCAACAATAAAGTATGCGGGATTAGATTATTATTTAGCCAATGTAAAGGTAGCATCAGAGAAGGCAAGTGTTCCTGTAGCAATGCACTTAGACCATGGTTCAAGTTTTGGGCTAGCAATGCAAGCACTTAGAGTCGGATATACTTCTATTATGATTGATGGTTCCCATGAAAGTTACGAAGATAATATAGCAGTATCTAAGGCTGTTGTAGATGCATGTACACCTTCAGATATACCTGTTGAAGCTGAATTAGGTAAAGTTGGAGGTAAGGAAGATGATTTAGATGGCGGAGATGGTGGAGCATATACAGACCCACTAGAAGCAAAAGAATTTGTAGAAAGAACTGGGGTATCGTCTTTAGCAGTAGCAATAGGTACGGCACATGGGTTATATAAAGGAGAGCCGAAGCTTGATTTAGATAGATTATCTGAGATTAGAGAGGTTGTATCAGTTCCATTAGTGTTACATGGTGGGTCTGGAATACCAGATGAGATTATTAAAGAATCTATTAAAAGAGGAATTTGTAAGGTTAATTATGCAACGGAGTTAAGGATTGCTTATAGTAATGGGGTTAAGGATGTGATTAACTCTGACCCAGAGGTAATTGACCCTAAGAAATATGGTAAAAAAGGTTTAGATTCGGTTAAAGAATTTGTTAAGAGTAGAATGGAAGTTTGTGGATGTGTAGGAAAAGCAGTAGGGGCAGTGGAGTGTTGTTAA